In the Kryptolebias marmoratus isolate JLee-2015 unplaced genomic scaffold, ASM164957v2 Scaffold146, whole genome shotgun sequence genome, one interval contains:
- the foxj1a gene encoding forkhead box protein J1-A, whose translation MLSLSCAESWPEGSVVQEEEEVVTAAAQAEQRDAGTCSFNVSLDDSLTSLQWLQEFSILGPAQVPQQNHQQLLGPDAPASPLAGDPASIGTPLTPGKPTVAAYSRLQPLSGFVARGHCPDEVDYKTNAHIKPPYSYATLICMAMQASKKSKITLSCIYKWITDNFCYYRHADPTWQNSIRHNLSLNKCFIKVPRQKDEPGKGGFWKIDPQYAERLLSGAYKKRRIPPVQINPALQNRLRVCWQPQSAVSAGGLVGLSPNLESQQLLQEFEEVTGNDQNWDPHLAEGTMLGSWPVVRGRGGHKRRQFLGSRNGSVKALRRSSSPLLCVDEQKEVGPLKGHFDWDALLVSALSGDLSLDGGEPLSPIMKEEEVTVRVTHSSPSEALAGIEDRRNSNISDFDEETFLATTFLETPWPEEEEEMHSHGDFLCTSTVNLDQLFDLGDSLNVDAGSRIDPLF comes from the exons ATGCTGTCTCTGAGCTGTGCCGAGTCCTGGCCTGAAGGTTCGGTggttcaggaggaggaggaggtggtgacGGCTGCCGCCCAGGCTGAGCAGCGAGACGCAGGAACCTGCAGCTTTAACGTTAGCCTGGATGACAGCCTGACCAGCCTGCAGTGGCTGCAGGAGTTCTCCATCCTCGGCCCGGCCCAGGTTCCACAGCAGAACCACCAGCAGCTGCTGGGACCCGATGCTCCAGCCTCCCCCCTGGCTGGGGATCCTGCCTCTATCGGGACGCCCCTGACCCCCGGGAAGCCCACGGTGGCGGCCTACAGCAGGCTGCAGCCCCTGTCGGGCTTTGTGGCGCGCGGACACTGTCCAGATGAGGTGGACTATAAGACCAACGCACACATCAAGCCTCCATATTCCTATGCTACCCTTATCTGCATGGCCATGCAG GCAAGCAAGAAGAGCAAAATCACTCTATCTTGCATCTACAAGTGGATCACTGACAACTTCTGCTACTACAGACATGCAGACCCTACCTGGCAG AACTCCATCAGACACAATCTATCGCTCAACAAGTGCTTCATCAAGGTGCCGCGGCAGAAAGACGAGCCGGGGAAAGGGGGCTTCTGGAAGATTGACCCGCAGTATGCTGAGCGCCTCCTTAGCGGTGCCTACAAGAAAAGACGGATACCTCCAGTCCAGATCAACCCGGCCCTGCAGAACCGCCTCAGAGTCTGCTGGCAGCCACAgtctgctgtttctgcagggGGTCTCGTTGGACTGTCCCCCAACCTGGAGTCCCAGCAGCTCCTTCAAGAGTTTGAGGAGGTGACTGGAAACGATCAGAACTGGGACCCCCATCTGGCTGAGGGGACCATGCTGGGGTCCTGGCCAGTGGTCAGGGGACGAGGTGGACACAAGAGGAGACAGTTTTTGGGTTCCAGAAACGGCTCTGTCAAAGCTCTGCGGCGCTCTAGTTCCCCTCTGCTGTGTGTGGACGAACAGAAGGAGGTTGGACCCCTGAAGGGACACTTTGACTGGGACGCCCTGCTGGTCTCAGCCCTCAGCGGAGACCTCAGTCTGGATGGAGGGGAACCTCTGAGCCCCATTAtgaaggaagaggaggtgacGGTGAGGGTGACCCACAGCTCACCGTCTGAAGCTCTTGCAGGGATAGAGGATCGAAGAAACagcaacatatctgattttgaTGAGGAGACCTTCCTCGCCACAACTTTCCTGGAGACGCCCTGgcccgaggaagaggaggagatgcaCAGCCATGGTGACTTCCTCTGCACCTCCACCGTCAACCTGGACCAGCTGTTTGACCTCGGAGACTCATTAAATGTGGATGCCGGCAGCAGGATTGACCCCCTTTTTTAA